One Rhizobiales bacterium GAS188 DNA window includes the following coding sequences:
- a CDS encoding citrate lyase subunit beta / citryl-CoA lyase, whose product MRSLLFVPGDSERKFTKAMASGADALILDLEDSVAPSGKEKARQTVRRAIEAARKEKRRPLIYVRVNPLDSGLIDADLDTVIPAQPDGVMLPKARGGQDIMHLSTKLAVREAENDLPDGAILILPIATESAAALFTMGSYAGSSGRLSGLSWGAEDLSADVGALTNRLTDGTYTDPYRLARALALFAASAAEIAPIDTVFTNFRDKAALEAECQAARRDGFTGKLAIHPDQVGAINTAFTPSKDAIARARAIVDAFAANPDLGVIGVDGEMIDRPHIKRAERLLAAAKAARIV is encoded by the coding sequence ATGCGTTCCCTGCTCTTCGTCCCCGGCGACAGCGAACGGAAATTCACCAAGGCGATGGCCTCCGGCGCCGATGCGCTGATCCTCGACCTCGAAGATTCGGTCGCACCCTCAGGCAAGGAGAAGGCGCGCCAGACGGTGCGCCGAGCGATCGAAGCGGCTCGCAAGGAGAAGCGCCGCCCCCTCATCTATGTGCGGGTCAATCCGCTCGATTCCGGCCTGATCGATGCCGATCTCGATACGGTGATTCCGGCCCAGCCGGACGGCGTCATGCTGCCGAAGGCGCGCGGCGGCCAGGACATCATGCATCTTTCGACGAAGCTCGCCGTGCGCGAGGCCGAGAACGATCTGCCCGACGGCGCGATCCTCATCCTGCCGATCGCCACCGAGAGCGCCGCGGCCCTGTTCACCATGGGGAGCTATGCCGGATCGAGCGGGCGCCTGTCGGGCTTGAGCTGGGGCGCGGAGGATCTGTCCGCCGATGTCGGCGCCTTGACCAACCGCCTGACCGACGGGACCTATACGGATCCTTACCGACTGGCCCGGGCGCTCGCCTTGTTCGCCGCGTCCGCCGCCGAGATCGCGCCGATCGACACGGTCTTCACCAATTTCCGCGACAAGGCAGCCCTCGAAGCCGAGTGCCAGGCGGCGCGGCGCGACGGCTTCACCGGCAAGCTTGCCATCCACCCCGACCAGGTCGGCGCGATCAATACGGCCTTCACCCCCTCGAAGGACGCGATCGCGCGGGCTCGGGCCATCGTCGACGCCTTCGCGGCCAATCCCGATCTCGGCGTCATCGGCGTCGACGGCGAGATGATCGACCGCCCGCATATCAAGCGCGCCGAGAGGTTGCTTGCGGCCGCCAAGGCGGCGAGGATCGTCTAA
- a CDS encoding Enamine deaminase RidA, house cleaning of reactive enamine intermediates, YjgF/YER057c/UK114 family: protein MTPHATRRFISSGSPWEELAGYSRAVLDEPFVFVSGTVGTDFATGIMPEGAAAQTEQAIDTIEKAMADAGATIVDIVRVRVFVPEAADVAEVSAVIRRRIGPSRAANTTVCSPLAVPGARVEIEVTARKSADASPNLHVASERVRAPASSAFAFLADGRSLGRWALGCFETTARPDGLFAGHSLFDGKELLVRVEGDPEKLCVTYHVGSAPERLSPRIVAKVEAAARLPGGEDECLVSLIAERTPDMTEHRWRHLTTTHATEILLIKALIEGSG, encoded by the coding sequence ATGACGCCTCACGCAACGCGCCGCTTCATCTCGAGCGGCTCTCCCTGGGAGGAACTCGCCGGCTATAGCCGCGCCGTGCTGGACGAGCCCTTCGTGTTCGTCTCCGGAACGGTCGGCACGGACTTCGCTACCGGCATCATGCCGGAAGGCGCGGCGGCGCAGACCGAACAGGCGATCGACACGATCGAGAAGGCGATGGCCGACGCCGGCGCGACGATCGTCGACATCGTGCGGGTGCGCGTCTTCGTGCCCGAGGCCGCCGATGTGGCGGAGGTCTCCGCGGTGATCCGCCGCCGCATCGGGCCATCTCGCGCCGCCAATACCACGGTCTGCAGTCCGCTCGCCGTGCCGGGTGCCCGCGTCGAGATCGAGGTCACGGCGCGCAAGAGCGCGGATGCCTCGCCAAACCTGCATGTCGCGAGCGAGCGCGTGCGGGCGCCTGCGTCCAGCGCTTTTGCCTTCCTGGCGGACGGGCGGTCGCTCGGCCGCTGGGCGCTCGGTTGTTTTGAAACGACAGCGCGGCCCGACGGGCTGTTCGCCGGCCATTCGCTGTTCGACGGCAAAGAGCTTCTGGTGCGCGTCGAGGGCGATCCGGAGAAGCTCTGCGTGACCTATCATGTCGGCTCGGCGCCGGAGCGGCTGTCGCCGCGCATCGTCGCCAAGGTCGAGGCGGCGGCGCGCCTGCCTGGCGGCGAGGACGAGTGCCTGGTGTCGCTGATCGCCGAGCGCACGCCCGACATGACGGAGCATCGCTGGCGGCATCTGACCACGACGCATGCGACGGAGATCTTGCTGATCAAGGCCCTGATCGAAGGTTCGGGCTAA
- a CDS encoding amino acid/amide ABC transporter substrate-binding protein, HAAT family, which yields MRTHRGRLHGIGLAIMLWGVTLAPARAEITVGFINAVTGPASSLGLQYKRGLAAAPMQVGSETIKLITLDDQTDTTVAVKDARKLIEDSNIDILFSPPDSPSVFAIVPVSRDAKVPLVSLSTAAVPGEDGQWMITISQPLPLMLSADVEDMKKKGVKRLAYIGFGDAWGDAVYSALKPQADAAGIEIVAKESYARADTSVTAQALRMLAAKPDAVLTGGSGSPGATPHLALAQLGYKGVAYSTHAVINADFVRVGGASVQGVIAPAGPIAVADQLPQDNPIRGACETFKAAYQRANGDVAPDPFSAYAYDGWLVFLDAAKRALAVAKPGTPEFRTALRDALASTHDVVGTHAVYSFKPGERYGVDDRARVLVQLGKSGWTLLPR from the coding sequence ATGCGGACACATCGAGGACGCCTTCACGGGATTGGCCTTGCCATAATGTTGTGGGGCGTGACTTTGGCGCCGGCACGAGCCGAGATCACGGTCGGCTTCATCAATGCGGTGACGGGTCCCGCCTCCTCGCTCGGCCTGCAATATAAGCGAGGGCTCGCTGCGGCGCCGATGCAGGTCGGCTCAGAGACGATCAAGCTGATCACCCTCGACGATCAGACCGACACCACGGTCGCCGTGAAGGATGCCCGCAAGCTGATCGAGGACAGCAATATCGACATCCTGTTCAGCCCGCCCGATTCCCCTTCGGTGTTCGCGATCGTGCCGGTCTCGCGCGACGCGAAAGTACCGCTGGTATCGTTGTCGACGGCCGCCGTGCCGGGCGAGGACGGCCAATGGATGATCACCATTTCCCAGCCGCTGCCGCTGATGCTGTCGGCCGATGTGGAGGACATGAAGAAGAAGGGCGTGAAGCGCCTCGCCTATATCGGCTTCGGCGATGCCTGGGGCGATGCCGTCTACTCGGCCTTGAAGCCGCAGGCCGACGCCGCCGGCATCGAGATCGTCGCCAAAGAAAGCTATGCGCGCGCCGACACCAGCGTGACGGCGCAGGCGCTGCGCATGCTGGCGGCAAAGCCCGATGCCGTCCTGACCGGAGGCTCGGGCTCTCCGGGAGCGACGCCCCATCTCGCTCTCGCTCAGCTCGGCTATAAGGGTGTCGCCTATTCGACCCATGCGGTCATCAACGCCGATTTCGTGCGTGTCGGCGGCGCCTCCGTGCAAGGCGTGATCGCGCCTGCCGGGCCGATCGCGGTCGCCGACCAGCTGCCGCAGGACAATCCCATCCGCGGCGCCTGCGAGACCTTCAAGGCGGCCTATCAACGCGCCAATGGCGACGTCGCGCCCGACCCCTTCAGCGCCTATGCCTATGATGGCTGGCTCGTCTTCCTCGATGCGGCCAAGCGCGCGCTTGCCGTCGCCAAGCCCGGCACGCCCGAATTCCGCACGGCCCTTCGCGATGCGCTGGCGAGCACGCATGACGTCGTCGGCACGCATGCGGTCTATTCCTTCAAGCCGGGCGAACGCTATGGCGTCGACGATCGCGCCCGGGTGCTGGTGCAGCTCGGGAAGAGCGGCTGGACCTTGCTGCCCAGATGA
- a CDS encoding putative ABC transport system substrate-binding protein, with the protein MSVTRRGLAAGAFACLGLSVAAPAVMAEPIHIGIAQWGRHPQLDAVNTSFRAELAKQGLVEGKDVVFDWEVANFDASILPQILNKLKSSSPKLIMTISTPVAQSAKQSLKGAGIPIVFAAITDPIKAKLVTDWEHGADDMTGSSDQQNADSIIDFTRKLIPGIKKLGVLYNPGEDNNLSVVERLKTAGKSAGVEIVEAGCDNAADIPIRVATLKGRAEAVFVPSGGMMQPAIPAISASAGQISLPIINSSAVAARDGLVLAGYEVNYEEVGREAGAIAAKILKGAKTADIPPVRVGKDDFKVLVSDKQLKKLNLTLPAGLADCKCVVE; encoded by the coding sequence ATGTCCGTCACCCGTCGCGGCCTTGCGGCCGGCGCGTTCGCCTGCCTGGGGCTCTCAGTCGCTGCTCCCGCCGTGATGGCGGAGCCGATCCATATCGGCATCGCGCAATGGGGACGTCACCCGCAGCTCGACGCGGTGAACACCAGCTTCCGGGCCGAGCTCGCCAAGCAAGGCCTCGTCGAGGGCAAGGACGTGGTCTTCGATTGGGAGGTCGCCAATTTCGATGCATCGATCCTGCCGCAGATCCTCAACAAGCTGAAATCTTCGAGCCCTAAGCTGATCATGACGATCTCGACGCCGGTCGCCCAATCGGCGAAGCAGAGCCTGAAGGGGGCGGGCATCCCCATCGTCTTCGCGGCCATCACCGATCCGATCAAGGCGAAGCTCGTGACCGATTGGGAGCATGGCGCCGATGACATGACCGGATCCTCGGATCAGCAGAATGCCGATTCGATCATCGATTTCACCCGCAAGCTCATCCCCGGGATCAAGAAGCTCGGCGTGCTCTACAATCCGGGCGAAGACAATAATCTCTCGGTCGTCGAACGGCTGAAGACCGCGGGAAAATCCGCAGGCGTCGAGATCGTCGAAGCCGGCTGCGACAACGCCGCCGATATCCCGATCCGGGTCGCCACGCTGAAGGGGCGCGCTGAAGCCGTGTTCGTGCCCTCGGGCGGCATGATGCAGCCGGCCATTCCGGCCATTTCCGCCTCGGCCGGGCAGATCTCACTGCCAATCATCAACTCTTCGGCGGTGGCGGCGCGCGACGGTCTGGTGCTCGCCGGCTATGAGGTGAATTACGAGGAGGTCGGCCGCGAAGCGGGTGCCATCGCCGCCAAGATTCTCAAAGGCGCGAAGACCGCCGACATTCCCCCGGTGCGCGTCGGCAAGGACGACTTCAAGGTGCTGGTCAGCGACAAGCAGCTCAAGAAGCTCAACCTGACTTTGCCGGCCGGGCTCGCCGACTGCAAATGCGTGGTGGAGTGA
- a CDS encoding putative ABC transport system ATP-binding protein: MIASEPMLAVKGLRKIFFPGTPNARLALDGVELALAPGTFCAVIGSNGAGKSTLLNAVAGQFPVAPGQILLDGEDLGREPLHKRAKRIARVFQDPMTGTAPGMSVEENLLLAELRSGRRRFRFGLTAARRARYRDRLAILGLGLENRLFDRIDTLSGGQRQAVSLIMAVLTTPKLLLLDEHTAALDPVTADLVLKATIRVVEEAHLTTLMVTHNMRHAIDVGDRLVMMDQGRIRLSLSGREKAGLTVEELVSRFRDKDDRILLAS; encoded by the coding sequence ATGATCGCCTCTGAACCGATGCTCGCCGTCAAAGGCCTGCGCAAGATCTTCTTCCCCGGCACGCCGAATGCGCGACTGGCGCTCGATGGCGTCGAGCTCGCTTTGGCGCCCGGCACCTTCTGCGCCGTGATCGGCTCGAACGGGGCCGGCAAATCGACCTTGCTCAACGCCGTCGCCGGCCAGTTCCCGGTCGCTCCCGGGCAGATCCTGCTCGACGGCGAGGATCTCGGGCGCGAGCCGCTGCACAAGCGCGCAAAGCGCATCGCCCGCGTCTTCCAGGATCCGATGACCGGCACCGCGCCCGGCATGAGCGTCGAGGAAAACCTGCTGCTCGCCGAGCTGCGCTCAGGTAGAAGGCGGTTCCGCTTCGGCCTCACTGCGGCGCGCCGCGCCCGTTATCGCGACCGCCTCGCCATCCTCGGCCTCGGGCTCGAGAACCGCCTCTTCGATCGCATCGACACCTTGTCGGGCGGCCAGCGTCAGGCTGTGTCGCTGATCATGGCGGTGCTGACGACGCCGAAGCTGCTGCTGCTCGACGAGCATACGGCCGCGCTCGATCCGGTGACCGCCGATCTCGTGCTGAAGGCGACCATCCGGGTGGTCGAGGAAGCGCATCTCACGACCTTGATGGTGACGCACAATATGCGCCACGCCATCGATGTCGGCGACCGGCTGGTGATGATGGATCAGGGCCGCATCCGCCTCTCGCTCTCGGGCCGGGAGAAGGCCGGGCTGACGGTCGAGGAATTGGTGTCGCGCTTCCGCGACAAGGATGACCGCATCCTGCTCGCGAGTTGA
- a CDS encoding putative ABC transport system permease protein: MDIIHSFIELIPVTLAQSLIYAFVALAVMIPFRLLNFPDLSCEGTFPLGGCICGTLLALGYGPLAAMAAGAAGGFLSGCAVAMIALRFRISSLLAGIIVITMLYSVNLRVMGRSNIALFTYETIFDLIRPGLNDSLPGKIMVLGVAVAIVLGLLFAFMKTEKGIALRAVGANLDMAQAQGISVWWTTVLGVGLAAAFASFAGTVLVQSQGFSDVNIGFGVVINGLAAVIIGELLLGRQSVARQLLAPVVGAIAYYQLISMCLALGLAPSDLKFASGLLVLVMLAAPTLLGRERGIVREKVS, encoded by the coding sequence ATGGACATCATCCACAGCTTCATCGAGCTCATTCCGGTCACGCTGGCGCAAAGCCTGATCTATGCCTTCGTGGCGCTCGCCGTGATGATCCCGTTCCGCCTGCTCAACTTTCCGGACCTCTCTTGCGAAGGCACCTTCCCGCTCGGCGGCTGCATCTGCGGCACCTTGCTGGCGCTGGGCTATGGCCCGCTCGCCGCGATGGCGGCCGGCGCCGCGGGCGGCTTCCTGTCGGGCTGCGCGGTGGCCATGATCGCGCTCAGGTTCCGCATCTCGTCGTTGCTTGCGGGCATCATCGTCATCACCATGCTCTACAGCGTCAATCTGCGGGTGATGGGGCGCTCCAATATCGCGTTGTTCACCTACGAGACGATCTTCGATCTCATTCGTCCTGGCCTCAATGACAGCCTGCCCGGCAAGATCATGGTGCTGGGCGTCGCCGTCGCCATCGTGCTCGGCCTGCTCTTCGCCTTCATGAAGACCGAGAAGGGCATCGCGCTCAGGGCCGTCGGCGCCAATCTCGACATGGCGCAGGCGCAAGGCATCAGCGTCTGGTGGACGACGGTGCTCGGCGTCGGGCTGGCGGCGGCCTTCGCGTCCTTCGCCGGCACTGTGCTGGTGCAGTCGCAAGGCTTTTCCGACGTCAATATCGGCTTCGGCGTCGTCATCAACGGGCTCGCGGCGGTGATCATCGGTGAGCTCCTGCTCGGCCGGCAGAGCGTGGCGCGCCAGCTTCTCGCCCCGGTGGTCGGAGCCATCGCCTATTACCAGCTGATCTCGATGTGCCTGGCGCTCGGCCTTGCACCCTCGGACCTGAAATTCGCCTCGGGCCTGCTGGTGCTCGTCATGCTCGCCGCGCCGACCTTGCTCGGCCGCGAGCGCGGCATCGTGCGCGAGAAGGTGAGCTGA
- a CDS encoding Acetyltransferase (GNAT) domain-containing protein: MVSLWHAFDFTASLQAADLGVADLGAAEVGQAAASPRVASRARQAPSFLRTELLSADEMRRHEAAWHDLAGRVLVPNLFFEPEFALAAATHLAPAQAPQFLLIFDERGHPASRLILVAPLLASGFGVGEAKLWVPEPMLSSTPLIDRDTADIAIDAMFEAVRSGPARASGLLLPRLEEGGIFAGLVRQSILRSGRNILRFARPLDQAGLSARQAPPAHDRVVTARGARQVREAVEQFLAIEALGPSGRSGEALLLSPSASAFVRVVTRSLARKRRCRVELYLSNGKPVGGDITLRSGDTEMLWKTARSEAPLTDGVAEPSAAVTVDWLVAARPGRSPAMLALAARDHFGRRLRALVKRVVTKG, from the coding sequence ATGGTTTCCTTATGGCACGCCTTCGATTTCACCGCTTCGCTTCAGGCCGCAGATCTTGGGGTCGCAGATCTTGGAGCAGCGGAAGTCGGCCAAGCCGCTGCATCGCCGCGCGTCGCGAGCCGCGCCCGGCAGGCACCGAGCTTTCTGCGCACCGAGCTCCTCAGCGCCGACGAGATGCGACGCCATGAGGCCGCCTGGCACGATCTCGCCGGGCGGGTGCTCGTCCCCAACCTGTTCTTCGAGCCGGAATTCGCGCTCGCGGCCGCGACCCATCTGGCGCCGGCGCAAGCCCCGCAATTCCTGCTGATCTTCGACGAGCGCGGCCATCCCGCGTCGCGCCTCATCCTGGTCGCGCCGCTCCTGGCGTCCGGCTTCGGCGTTGGGGAAGCGAAATTGTGGGTCCCCGAGCCCATGTTGTCGTCGACGCCGCTCATCGATCGCGACACGGCGGACATCGCCATCGACGCGATGTTCGAGGCGGTTCGCTCAGGGCCGGCGCGCGCCTCGGGATTGCTGCTGCCGCGGCTCGAGGAGGGGGGCATCTTTGCCGGACTGGTGCGGCAGTCGATCCTGCGCAGCGGCCGCAACATCCTGCGCTTCGCGCGCCCGCTCGATCAGGCCGGCCTGTCTGCGAGACAGGCGCCGCCGGCGCATGATCGCGTCGTTACGGCACGCGGTGCGCGCCAGGTGCGCGAGGCGGTCGAGCAGTTCCTGGCGATCGAGGCGCTGGGGCCGAGCGGCCGCAGTGGGGAGGCGCTGTTGCTGTCGCCATCGGCCAGCGCCTTCGTGCGCGTCGTCACGCGTTCGCTCGCCCGCAAGCGGCGCTGTCGCGTCGAGCTCTATCTGTCGAACGGCAAGCCGGTCGGCGGCGACATCACCCTGCGCTCGGGCGACACGGAGATGCTGTGGAAGACGGCGCGCTCCGAGGCTCCGCTTACGGACGGTGTCGCTGAACCGTCCGCCGCGGTCACCGTCGATTGGCTGGTGGCGGCGCGCCCCGGCAGGTCGCCGGCCATGCTGGCGCTCGCGGCGCGCGACCATTTCGGCCGCAGGCTGCGCGCGCTGGTGAAGCGGGTTGTGACGAAGGGCTGA
- a CDS encoding acetyl-CoA synthetase, producing the protein MTASNPPSYDQIVAAFRWHIPERYNIGVDVCDRWALSEPNRLAIIEVHPDGSTKEVSFGDLFVASNRLARALRRQGVAKGDRVAILLPQSTEVAIAHIAIYKLGAVAVPLAGLFGVDAIAYRLGDAGATALITDAAGFAKLRAITETLPLRLVLSVDGDDGAAPGFAALGLARLCEAELSEFQPLDTHADDPALMIYTSGTTGPPKGALHGHRVLLGHLPCIGITHEFTPQPGDRFWTPADWAWAGGLLNVLLPSLHHGLPVVARKFAHFDPEEAFRLMADLKVRNTFIPPTALRMLRTVSQPRARFALELRTIGSGGEALGAETLAWGREALGLTINEFYGQTECNLVLASCGALGIVKPGCIGKPVPGHEVAVIRADGSACEPGEAGEIAIRRPDPVMFLTYWNRPEATHDKFIGDWMTTGDMGVTDDEGYVRFSGRTDDLITSAGYRIGPTEIEDCLIKHPAVALAAVVGKPDALRTEIVKAFVVLKAGEAPSEALAADIQAFVRARLSAHEYPREVAFRDSLPLTTTGKVIRRQLRAEA; encoded by the coding sequence ATGACCGCCAGCAATCCGCCGAGCTACGATCAGATCGTTGCGGCGTTTCGCTGGCATATCCCCGAGCGCTACAATATCGGCGTCGATGTCTGCGACCGCTGGGCGCTGAGCGAGCCCAACCGCCTCGCCATCATCGAGGTCCATCCCGACGGCTCGACCAAGGAAGTGAGCTTCGGCGATCTGTTCGTCGCCTCGAACCGCCTCGCCCGGGCGTTGCGCCGCCAGGGCGTCGCCAAGGGCGACCGGGTGGCGATCCTGCTGCCGCAATCGACCGAGGTCGCGATCGCGCATATCGCCATCTACAAGCTCGGCGCCGTCGCGGTGCCGCTCGCCGGGCTGTTCGGCGTCGACGCCATCGCCTATCGGCTGGGCGATGCCGGAGCCACGGCCCTGATCACCGACGCGGCCGGCTTCGCCAAGCTCAGGGCGATCACCGAGACGCTGCCGCTGCGTCTCGTGCTGTCGGTCGACGGCGATGACGGCGCGGCGCCAGGTTTTGCGGCACTTGGCCTGGCGCGGCTCTGCGAAGCGGAGCTGAGCGAGTTCCAGCCTCTCGACACGCATGCCGACGATCCGGCCCTGATGATCTACACCTCGGGCACCACCGGGCCGCCGAAGGGGGCGCTGCACGGACATCGCGTGCTGCTGGGGCATCTGCCCTGCATCGGCATCACGCATGAATTCACGCCGCAGCCTGGCGACCGCTTCTGGACTCCGGCCGATTGGGCCTGGGCCGGCGGGCTCCTCAATGTGCTGCTCCCTTCCCTGCATCATGGCCTGCCCGTGGTGGCGCGCAAATTCGCGCATTTCGATCCCGAGGAGGCCTTCCGCCTCATGGCCGATCTTAAGGTGCGCAACACCTTCATCCCGCCGACCGCCTTGCGCATGCTGCGCACTGTCTCCCAGCCCCGCGCCCGCTTCGCGCTCGAGCTGCGCACCATCGGCTCGGGCGGCGAGGCGCTCGGCGCCGAGACGCTGGCCTGGGGACGCGAAGCGCTCGGCCTCACCATCAACGAGTTCTACGGCCAGACGGAGTGCAACCTCGTGCTCGCCTCCTGCGGCGCGCTCGGCATCGTCAAGCCAGGCTGCATCGGCAAGCCGGTTCCGGGGCATGAGGTCGCGGTGATCCGCGCCGATGGCAGCGCCTGCGAGCCGGGCGAGGCCGGCGAGATCGCCATCCGCCGCCCGGATCCTGTGATGTTCCTCACCTATTGGAACCGCCCCGAAGCGACGCACGACAAGTTCATCGGCGATTGGATGACGACCGGCGATATGGGTGTGACGGACGATGAGGGCTATGTGCGCTTCTCGGGCCGCACCGACGACCTGATCACCTCGGCCGGCTATCGCATCGGCCCGACCGAGATCGAGGATTGCCTGATCAAGCATCCGGCAGTCGCGCTCGCCGCCGTGGTCGGCAAGCCCGATGCCTTGCGCACCGAGATCGTCAAGGCCTTCGTGGTGCTCAAAGCCGGCGAGGCGCCGTCCGAGGCGCTGGCCGCCGATATTCAGGCCTTCGTGCGCGCCCGTCTCTCGGCGCATGAATATCCGCGCGAGGTCGCCTTCCGGGATTCGCTGCCGCTCACCACCACCGGCAAGGTGATCCGGCGCCAGCTCCGCGCCGAGGCGTGA
- a CDS encoding dihydrodipicolinate reductase, with protein MAIRVIVAGATGWTGSALVRAVIAAEDMELVGAVARKSAGQDAGTASGGKPIGLAISASLEDALVKPCDVVVDYTKPNVVKQHALASIGRGVAFVVGTSGLSAQDYAEIDSAARAKSVGVFAAGNYSITATLLAKFAVMAAKYVADVEVIDYASAAKPDVPSGTGRELAERLSAVRRKSTAKPVGELTGARETRGASIGEVQVHSVRMPGFVLSCEAVFGAPDERLVIRHDAGSSAEPYVAGTLLAIRRVRDKTGLRRGLDQLME; from the coding sequence ATGGCCATTCGCGTCATCGTCGCCGGAGCGACCGGCTGGACCGGGAGCGCGCTCGTCAGGGCGGTCATCGCGGCCGAGGATATGGAGCTCGTCGGCGCCGTGGCGCGCAAATCGGCCGGCCAGGATGCAGGCACTGCAAGCGGCGGCAAGCCGATCGGGCTTGCCATCTCGGCCTCGCTCGAGGATGCGCTGGTCAAGCCCTGCGATGTGGTCGTCGATTACACCAAGCCCAATGTCGTCAAGCAGCATGCGCTTGCCAGCATCGGCCGGGGCGTCGCCTTCGTGGTCGGCACTTCGGGCCTGTCGGCGCAGGATTATGCCGAGATCGATTCGGCGGCACGGGCCAAGAGCGTCGGCGTCTTCGCGGCCGGCAATTATTCGATCACCGCGACCTTGCTCGCCAAATTCGCCGTGATGGCGGCGAAATATGTCGCCGATGTCGAGGTCATCGACTATGCGAGCGCAGCTAAGCCCGACGTGCCCTCGGGCACCGGGCGCGAGCTCGCCGAGCGCCTGTCGGCGGTGCGGCGCAAATCGACGGCGAAACCGGTCGGCGAGCTGACCGGGGCGCGCGAGACGCGCGGCGCCAGCATCGGCGAGGTGCAGGTGCATTCAGTCCGGATGCCGGGCTTCGTCCTGTCCTGCGAGGCCGTGTTCGGCGCGCCCGATGAGCGCCTCGTCATTCGCCACGATGCGGGCTCCTCGGCCGAGCCCTATGTGGCCGGCACGCTGCTCGCCATCAGGCGGGTGCGCGACAAGACCGGCCTCAGGCGCGGCCTCGACCAGCTGATGGAGTGA
- a CDS encoding aldehyde dehydrogenase (NAD+), with product MSNPLVNELHAILATPAEEARAILARLGVPASALAEQGLACRSPITGEVITHLAEANEADVEAAISRASEAFLEWRNVPAPRRGEFVRLLAEELRAAKADLGRLVTIEAGKIISEGLGEVQEMIDICDFAVGLSRQLHGLTIATERPGHRMMETWHPIGVCGVISAFNFPVAVWSWNAALAFVCGNSVVWKPSEKTPLTALAVQALVERAARRFGDIPAGLSEVIIGARGVGEALVDDERVALVSATGSTAMGRAVAPRLARRFARAILELGGNNAAIVTPSADLDLALRGIAFAAIGTAGQRCTTLRRLIVHESVHDKLVARLKKVYSSVRIGDPREAGVLVGPLIDDPALNGMERALAEARAAGGRVHGGGRALSEHFPDAAYVHPALVEMATQTGPMPRETFAPILYVVPYREFDEAIAIHNDVGAGLSSSIFTTDLREAERFVSSAGSDCGIANVNIGPSGAEIGGAFGGEKETGGGREAGSDAWRAYMRRATNTVNYSSALPLAQGVTFDVGG from the coding sequence ATGTCGAACCCGCTGGTCAACGAACTTCACGCCATTCTCGCCACGCCCGCCGAGGAGGCGCGTGCCATCCTGGCGCGGCTCGGCGTGCCGGCCTCGGCGCTGGCCGAGCAGGGCCTTGCCTGCCGCTCGCCGATCACCGGGGAGGTGATCACCCATCTCGCCGAGGCGAACGAGGCCGATGTGGAGGCGGCGATCTCGCGAGCCTCGGAGGCTTTCCTCGAATGGCGCAACGTGCCGGCGCCGCGCCGGGGCGAGTTCGTGCGCCTCTTGGCCGAGGAGCTGCGCGCCGCCAAGGCCGATCTCGGCCGGCTGGTCACGATCGAAGCCGGCAAGATCATCTCCGAAGGTCTCGGCGAAGTGCAGGAGATGATCGATATCTGCGATTTCGCCGTCGGGCTGTCGCGGCAATTGCATGGCCTCACCATCGCCACTGAAAGACCCGGCCATCGCATGATGGAGACCTGGCATCCGATCGGCGTCTGCGGCGTCATCTCGGCCTTCAATTTCCCGGTCGCGGTCTGGTCCTGGAACGCGGCGCTCGCCTTCGTTTGCGGCAACTCCGTCGTGTGGAAGCCCTCCGAAAAGACGCCGCTCACGGCGCTCGCCGTGCAGGCGCTGGTCGAGCGCGCCGCGAGGCGCTTCGGCGACATCCCGGCGGGCTTGAGCGAGGTGATCATCGGGGCGCGCGGCGTCGGCGAGGCGCTGGTCGATGATGAGCGCGTGGCGCTCGTCTCCGCGACCGGCTCGACCGCGATGGGGCGCGCCGTGGCGCCGCGCCTCGCACGGCGCTTCGCCCGGGCCATCCTCGAGCTCGGCGGCAACAACGCCGCGATCGTGACGCCCTCGGCCGATCTGGATCTCGCGCTGCGCGGCATCGCCTTCGCGGCCATCGGCACGGCCGGGCAGCGCTGCACCACCTTGCGGCGGCTGATCGTGCATGAGAGCGTGCATGACAAGCTCGTGGCGCGCCTGAAGAAAGTCTATTCCAGCGTCCGCATCGGCGACCCGCGCGAAGCGGGCGTGCTGGTCGGGCCGCTCATCGACGATCCCGCCTTGAACGGCATGGAGCGCGCTCTGGCCGAGGCACGCGCCGCCGGCGGACGCGTGCATGGCGGGGGCCGGGCGCTTTCCGAGCATTTCCCGGATGCCGCCTATGTGCATCCGGCCCTCGTCGAGATGGCGACGCAGACGGGGCCGATGCCGCGCGAGACCTTCGCGCCCATCCTCTATGTGGTGCCCTACCGCGAATTCGACGAGGCGATCGCCATCCACAATGATGTGGGCGCCGGCCTCTCCTCCTCGATCTTCACCACCGATCTGCGCGAGGCGGAGCGCTTCGTCTCGAGCGCGGGCTCGGATTGCGGCATCGCCAATGTCAATATCGGCCCGTCCGGCGCCGAGATCGGCGGAGCCTTCGGCGGCGAAAAGGAAACCGGTGGCGGACGCGAAGCAGGCTCGGATGCCTGGAGGGCCTATATGCGGCGCGCCACCAACACGGTGAATTACTCATCCGCCCTGCCGCTCGCCCAAGGCGTCACCTTCGATGTCGGAGGGTGA